Part of the Trypanosoma brucei brucei TREU927 chromosome 2, complete sequence genome, TTTCGCCAGTACCATCGTCACCAGTGGTAGTCGATGTGATAATAGAGACCCTGCCTTTTCGGATTGTGGAGAAGCTGGAATCTTTACGCCTAAGCGTGTGGGACGTGATTCAAGGTCAGCGACACCGACCCGGTGGTATAACACATCATTTCATGGTAATTATGCGGGAGGTCCCATGAGAAGGACGAGTACAGCGGAACGTGGGAAGTTGTCAGCGGCGAATGAGCAGAATGGGGAGAGACGGGAAGTGCAGAGCGCGACGGTGAGTCCCGGATTGGGACCGACTACTGTCGAGGTTTATGATACCTCTATTTCTTCTAGAACTGGAAACGCTATCAAGGAGCAAAGGTCACTTTCACCCAACGTGCAGCCGGCTTGTTTCTATCCCATCAActggagcagctgcccttcgagagataatgatgatagtaaCGCAGGGGATCGCATCTCCGTCCCTGGTGCGGTGTTGGTGCCCGTTGACTCCGATGCCACAAATCGTGATCCCCAGGAAGGTGCACCCACTAATAGTTGTCAACTTCATAATCACTGCCTTAATCGCACAGATTCCGAGTGGTGGTTCAAGGACCCCACGATTTTCTTGCTCAATGTCAATCTCATAAAACTACTCGAGTTGAGGGAGGAGATGGAAAGACTAAATGAACAACGGAGTGTGGATCGACCGCATTCTGCATatgaaagaaggggaagggaggcgTCACTGCACTCTTCCCACTCCATTATGCTCGCCGGCATGCTCGAAAAACTGGAGTCTATTCAGTTCCAAATAGCATACTCTATTTTGGACATCAAAAACGTGTTGTTAAAGCACCATTTCGCGAAATGGTCAAATACGGGGGTTCGAGATTGTGTTTCGAACGTTGTCTCAGCGTGGGATGCACACGGGCCAGCCTCTAAGGAATTTAAGGAAGCATCCTACATTCTTCTAGACCTGGTTTCAGCCGAAGAGCGTGGAAGCATCACATACACCAACGTTCACCGCATGTGGAATGCCCTTGGTACCAGCCGCACCGCATCGTGTGCCGCTACTGCATTCTGTTTTGTGTCACTTCTCTGCTTCGTGGTTGTCGCTGCGGCTGGCACACTTCCCGGTTGGGTTTGTGCAGCCGTGGCTTCTATCGGTGCGCTTCTTATGGTTTCCGTCGTTACGATTACGTCGGTACAGCTGCACTACAGCTCCGTTTCCGCACGTGTCTGGGGATTCAGCCACAATGAGATGTTAAAGCGTGTAGAGGCCGTTCAACAAAACCTCTACGATGGGGGAGAGGGGGCGACGGGCGTGCCCGTTGGATATAGTGATTTAGTTGCAGTGCAAAAAGCACCGGGCAGTAGCTCCACCTGTTTCCAACTGGGCAAGACCAGCTCCCAGGGGCATATGTTACCTCAACAAGATGCACCGCGGGATGATTGCGCCAGGGACTGCGGGCCGCTCTCGTCCAGAAATTCCTTTTACTCGCGTAGCCAGTTAAGGATACCAAATGATACCACTGGGATCTTACGTAAAGTCCCATCCATGTCAAATGTGAAGTGCTCTTCGGGTGCAAGTAATGGTGCTATTAGCAGTGGGAGGAGCGAGAAGCAGGCAGGTTCCTTGAGAGATTCGTCTCCCTGCCTGCGCAGGGCTGATCGTCAAGAGAATGATTGGTGGAATCAACCGGCTGGGGGCCGCTGGAATGATGATTCCTTCAATCGGTGCTCTCCTATGGAGCGGGTTCCCGTGGGCCATGCAGACAATCCATTGGTTGCCGGTGGCTCTGGGAGGGAGTGGCAAGAGGCATTGAGTGAACAGAAGAGAGAGTGCGACACTGCCGTTCGGAAGCAAATTGGTCGTCGTCAATCCGTTGATGGTGACAGGGCAGCCGCCAATGTTCTGGCGGTACCCTCTGAGTTCAATCACGGAGAAGAGAGGCCCAGACAATTCCGTGGCGCACAACGCCCCCAATCGAGGGGAGTAGACAGTGAAGTAGAGCGAATGTTGCGCGACGCCGCCTCCAAGGCCGCTTTAAATTCGGCATACGTTGCCCCTATGAACATTTTTTCCGATGAAGCGTCACCAGGTTCTTCGCTGCTTCTTACGTCGGCTACGGGTATGCAGGGCAACCTCCTCGGCACAGGCTCCGATGGACTTCCTATTACTGCATTCGTGTACTGCCTGGACGATGTGGTTGCCAGCACACTTTTGGCCAACCTCTGGAATCGGAGCATTTATGTAATGCAGCGAAGCGGGCTAGAGGATA contains:
- a CDS encoding protein kinase, putative (similar to SP:Q62925: Mitogen-activated protein kinase kinase kinase 1 (EC 2.7.1.-) (MAPK/ERK kinase kinase 1) (MEK kinase 1) (MEKK 1). [Rat] {Rattus norvegicus}), translating into MPFAANVVQNTNDHSHTGDKGNEGDIVKVGEGVSLQSSTLDIVKSVGEGSAAGEAPGTSFRTIAAGAMGSRAKGAWEVTSTSGKPTTSSEKGDTAGFAESPGNNPNFLRSPLQRVLVPKTSSRGTNRLDGRNPLGEGAVRKDGDKSSGSCVKPSVNGDNKCDTIGSLARRAPPGLTMGRSELGSARDEWPVQSPRGVWPHPALSGKSSPNFYGSPVNTSTRAPFFSPLPAAALPPSNTVPGTLKRQLYNVDTANEEMMMPNNSFASTIVTSGSRCDNRDPAFSDCGEAGIFTPKRVGRDSRSATPTRWYNTSFHGNYAGGPMRRTSTAERGKLSAANEQNGERREVQSATVSPGLGPTTVEVYDTSISSRTGNAIKEQRSLSPNVQPACFYPINWSSCPSRDNDDSNAGDRISVPGAVLVPVDSDATNRDPQEGAPTNSCQLHNHCLNRTDSEWWFKDPTIFLLNVNLIKLLELREEMERLNEQRSVDRPHSAYERRGREASLHSSHSIMLAGMLEKLESIQFQIAYSILDIKNVLLKHHFAKWSNTGVRDCVSNVVSAWDAHGPASKEFKEASYILLDLVSAEERGSITYTNVHRMWNALGTSRTASCAATAFCFVSLLCFVVVAAAGTLPGWVCAAVASIGALLMVSVVTITSVQLHYSSVSARVWGFSHNEMLKRVEAVQQNLYDGGEGATGVPVGYSDLVAVQKAPGSSSTCFQLGKTSSQGHMLPQQDAPRDDCARDCGPLSSRNSFYSRSQLRIPNDTTGILRKVPSMSNVKCSSGASNGAISSGRSEKQAGSLRDSSPCLRRADRQENDWWNQPAGGRWNDDSFNRCSPMERVPVGHADNPLVAGGSGREWQEALSEQKRECDTAVRKQIGRRQSVDGDRAAANVLAVPSEFNHGEERPRQFRGAQRPQSRGVDSEVERMLRDAASKAALNSAYVAPMNIFSDEASPGSSLLLTSATGMQGNLLGTGSDGLPITAFVYCLDDVVASTLLANLWNRSIYVMQRSGLEDIDMTYKSCAVQTKVILVHAPDVDGAHLDVVLSWMKGGERLVFFFASSSEFIPSCIPKASQLVLPLTSHDIGRLFSSSLTDEMASKSLFGLSRNLQIPSYTLGRRLGGGAFGAVFEATMDDLNGRCAVKVMCLRGNKRDNGARNNGKGVRMPEVVREIEVMRMLNHPNLVRYLFCNWDGKCVSIFMELCPGGTLSDAITNGDIQGADHIISILRDVINGVVYLHDHHITHRDLKPENILFRDGRAKVSDFGTAVQRDSGLKNTRGTLAYMAPEVLLGEPYGKACDVWSIGCIVAEALGISTNCSNKCAAQDAQHQKQQRPVTDQQFSPTNQGLAELCERYRTMDERETRVFDCDDPTVCDFLQHCLHRNPEKRPSPKELLEHPLLNARCGSAVWEWVESVIARQRAMPLRRRTSTVILTSVAVNKGAGIGRDDDTDGADGMGGGEGGGLHTTYISRVASMSAASLQSISEEGQNSASWGTSFGDQGVV